The following are encoded in a window of Flavobacteriales bacterium genomic DNA:
- a CDS encoding serine hydrolase, translating to MITHRLPALLLPLLYVAAAATAQKQPDLRKLDAYIADAVVKFDQPGLAVGIVQDGKLVWSKGYGKLDLARPEPVTPNSIFYTASLSKAFTAAAIGLLVEDGKLGWDDPVRTHLSEFNTPNPYVTTNMTVTDLLCHRSGWITFDGDLLWYGTDYTQEEILRRHAGEPFSLGFRTDFGYSNLMYITAAQLIERVSGQGWGEFVTERMLKPLGMTRTTTATADLARFTDVALPHVRKGQDHSAPQKSMAYQPLAGATGAVGINSCVTDLAKWDAMWAAKGQVDGKPFLKPATFNKLTAAHLPMGGRRDGAALGWFLETQYNQQVITHSGGMPGFILNHAVVPGKGLAVIALGNGESYCVFAITSKILDLYLGEGKADPVKNILPAHEDSHKRDAERRQARQDARVQGTSPTISAQDLTGTWTDKVYGQAEITEVDGKLRLSLLPARDLLTGTLDHWHHDTWLWDHADPFLEAGYVTFHFNADHRPTHFTIDLHSPDFHFYKLEFRKR from the coding sequence ATGATCACGCACCGCCTCCCCGCCCTGCTGCTGCCGCTGCTCTACGTAGCGGCCGCCGCCACCGCCCAGAAACAGCCCGACCTCCGAAAGCTCGACGCGTACATCGCCGACGCGGTGGTGAAGTTCGATCAGCCCGGTCTGGCCGTGGGCATCGTGCAGGACGGCAAGCTGGTGTGGAGCAAGGGCTACGGCAAACTCGATCTGGCCAGGCCCGAGCCGGTGACGCCCAACAGCATCTTCTACACCGCCAGCCTCAGCAAGGCCTTCACCGCCGCCGCCATTGGCCTGCTGGTGGAGGATGGCAAGCTGGGCTGGGACGATCCGGTGCGCACGCACCTGTCGGAGTTCAATACGCCCAACCCCTACGTGACGACGAACATGACGGTGACCGACCTGCTCTGCCACCGCAGCGGTTGGATCACCTTCGACGGCGACCTGCTGTGGTATGGCACCGACTACACCCAGGAGGAGATCCTGCGGCGCCACGCGGGTGAACCATTCAGCTTGGGCTTCCGCACGGACTTCGGCTACAGCAACCTCATGTACATCACCGCCGCGCAGCTGATCGAACGCGTGAGCGGCCAGGGCTGGGGCGAATTCGTGACCGAACGCATGCTGAAGCCCCTGGGCATGACGCGCACCACCACGGCCACCGCCGACCTCGCGCGCTTCACCGATGTGGCCCTGCCGCACGTGCGCAAGGGGCAGGACCACAGCGCCCCGCAGAAGAGCATGGCCTATCAGCCACTGGCAGGCGCCACGGGAGCCGTGGGCATAAACAGCTGTGTGACCGATCTGGCGAAGTGGGACGCCATGTGGGCCGCTAAGGGCCAGGTGGACGGCAAGCCCTTCCTGAAGCCCGCCACCTTCAACAAGCTCACCGCCGCGCACCTCCCCATGGGTGGCCGGCGCGATGGTGCGGCGCTGGGCTGGTTCCTGGAAACGCAGTACAACCAGCAGGTCATCACCCACAGCGGGGGCATGCCGGGATTCATCCTCAACCACGCGGTGGTGCCGGGCAAGGGCCTGGCGGTGATCGCCCTGGGCAATGGCGAGAGCTATTGCGTCTTCGCCATCACCAGCAAGATCCTGGACCTCTATCTCGGCGAAGGCAAGGCCGATCCGGTGAAGAACATCCTGCCCGCGCATGAGGACAGCCACAAGCGCGACGCTGAACGCCGCCAGGCCCGCCAGGATGCGCGCGTTCAGGGCACCTCGCCCACCATTTCCGCGCAGGACCTCACCGGCACCTGGACGGACAAGGTCTACGGCCAGGCCGAGATCACCGAGGTGGACGGCAAACTGCGGTTGTCCCTGCTACCGGCCAGGGATCTCCTCACCGGCACACTGGACCACTGGCACCACGACACGTGGCTGTGGGACCACGCCGACCCCTTCCTCGAAGCCGGGTATGTCACCTTCCACTTCAACGCGGACCACCGGCCCACCCACTTCACCATCGACCTGCACAGCCCGGATTTCCACTTCTACAAGCTGGAATTCCGCAAGCGCTGA
- a CDS encoding T9SS type A sorting domain-containing protein, with protein sequence MLVSIGFSLHTHAQQAVPSSGGDAASTAGSISWSVGQPAYTAPESSAGRVSQGVQQVYDVTTVSTTDPMDPALVATVGPNPTTDGVVLRLQGMPPPGTGYQLMDATGKLLRTEVVTSNETPITLAHLSSGSYLISLLEEGLPILVVRIIKH encoded by the coding sequence ATGCTCGTGTCCATCGGCTTTTCGCTCCACACACACGCCCAACAAGCTGTGCCGTCCTCCGGAGGTGATGCGGCCAGCACTGCCGGCAGCATCTCATGGAGCGTGGGCCAACCGGCCTACACGGCGCCAGAGAGCTCCGCAGGCCGTGTGTCGCAAGGCGTACAACAGGTCTACGACGTCACTACCGTGAGTACCACCGACCCGATGGACCCCGCGCTGGTGGCCACCGTGGGTCCGAACCCCACCACAGATGGCGTGGTGCTTCGCCTGCAGGGCATGCCACCACCCGGCACCGGGTACCAACTGATGGATGCCACCGGCAAGCTGCTACGGACCGAGGTCGTCACCTCGAACGAAACACCGATCACGCTCGCCCACCTGTCCAGCGGCAGCTACCTGATCAGCCTGCTGGAGGAGGGCCTGCCCATCCTCGTCGTACGCATCATCAAGCATTGA
- a CDS encoding transketolase, translating to MKEQADAVEEGMTLEEVREEILRDYRIVNESREASLLGRKEVLTGKAKFGIFGDGKELAQVAMAKQFRHGDWRSGYYRDMTFMFAIGELTVRQWFAQLYAHADLAHEPASAGRQMNGHFGTRSLDEHGAWKDLMAQYNSSPDISPTAGQMPRLLGLAQASKVFRQNSALHGHTHLSEQGHEVAFGTIGDASTSEGHFWETMNAAGVLQVPLAMSVWDDGWGISVSKDHQTTKGSISTLLQGFQKEEGTNGIRLYRVKGWDYAGLNRVYEEAIALCREEHVPCLIHVEEVTQPQGHSTSGSHERYKSKELLEWYKEFDCNAKFREWILNFKPGGGPIATAEELDAIEKQAKADVRAAQKAAWAAFLEPLKQEVNDVLGLVEALGGERAAALANELRSAMDPGRKEILGIARRALTATLGEDGPARQALEAWMQHQQALNTDRYGSHLYSESRYSCLKVEEVPVRYDSDEQVDGRIIIRDNFAALFEKEPLVLMFGEDTGKIGDVNQGMEGMQARFGEVRVSDTGIREATILGQGIGMALRGLRPIAEIQYLDYLLYCLQGMSDDLATVQWRTKGGQKAPLIVRTRGHRLEGVWHSGSPMGMIVHALRGVVVCVPRNMQQAAGMYNTLLQSDDAALIIECLNGYRSKERLPGNLGEYTVPIGKAEVVREGRDLTLVSYGSTFNICAQAADRLAELGISVELVDARTLLPFDRTHICAESLKKTNRLLVVDEDVPGGASAYILQQILETQGGYQYLDATPSTLTSKAHRPAYGSDGDYFSKPSVEDVVEKVVAVMGE from the coding sequence ATGAAGGAACAAGCCGACGCCGTGGAGGAAGGCATGACCCTGGAAGAGGTGCGCGAGGAGATACTCCGTGACTACCGCATCGTGAACGAAAGCCGTGAGGCCAGCCTGCTGGGCCGCAAGGAAGTGCTCACCGGCAAGGCCAAGTTCGGCATCTTCGGCGATGGCAAGGAACTGGCCCAGGTGGCCATGGCCAAGCAATTCCGCCACGGCGATTGGCGCAGCGGTTACTACCGCGACATGACCTTCATGTTCGCCATCGGCGAACTCACCGTGCGGCAATGGTTCGCGCAGCTCTATGCCCACGCCGACCTGGCGCATGAGCCCGCCAGCGCCGGCCGCCAGATGAACGGGCACTTCGGCACGCGCAGCCTGGACGAGCACGGCGCGTGGAAGGACCTGATGGCGCAGTACAATTCCAGCCCGGACATCAGCCCCACCGCAGGCCAGATGCCACGCCTTCTTGGACTGGCGCAGGCCAGCAAGGTCTTCCGCCAGAACTCCGCCCTGCACGGCCACACCCACCTGAGCGAACAAGGCCATGAAGTGGCCTTCGGCACCATCGGTGACGCCAGCACCAGCGAGGGCCACTTCTGGGAAACGATGAACGCCGCCGGTGTGCTGCAAGTGCCGCTGGCCATGAGCGTGTGGGACGACGGATGGGGCATCAGCGTGAGCAAGGACCACCAGACCACCAAGGGCAGCATCAGCACGCTGCTGCAAGGATTCCAGAAGGAGGAGGGCACCAACGGCATCCGCCTCTACCGTGTGAAGGGCTGGGACTACGCGGGGTTGAACCGCGTGTACGAGGAGGCCATCGCCTTGTGCCGCGAGGAGCACGTGCCCTGCCTGATCCACGTGGAGGAGGTGACACAGCCGCAGGGCCACAGCACCAGCGGCAGCCACGAACGATACAAGAGCAAGGAGCTGTTGGAGTGGTACAAGGAGTTCGACTGCAACGCCAAGTTCCGCGAGTGGATACTCAACTTCAAACCCGGCGGTGGACCCATCGCCACGGCGGAGGAATTGGACGCCATTGAGAAGCAGGCCAAGGCCGATGTGCGCGCAGCGCAGAAAGCGGCCTGGGCGGCTTTCCTGGAACCGCTGAAACAGGAGGTGAACGACGTGTTGGGCCTGGTCGAAGCGTTGGGCGGTGAGCGGGCCGCCGCACTCGCCAATGAATTGCGCAGCGCCATGGACCCCGGCCGCAAGGAGATCCTGGGCATCGCACGGCGAGCGCTCACGGCCACCTTGGGCGAGGACGGTCCTGCACGGCAGGCGCTGGAAGCCTGGATGCAGCACCAGCAGGCACTGAACACCGACCGCTACGGCAGCCACCTCTACAGCGAAAGCCGGTACAGCTGCCTGAAGGTGGAGGAAGTGCCTGTGCGTTACGACAGCGATGAGCAGGTCGATGGCCGCATCATCATCCGCGACAACTTCGCCGCGCTCTTCGAGAAGGAGCCACTGGTGCTGATGTTCGGCGAGGACACCGGCAAGATCGGCGATGTGAACCAGGGCATGGAGGGCATGCAGGCCCGCTTCGGGGAGGTGCGTGTGAGCGACACCGGCATCCGCGAGGCCACCATCCTGGGCCAGGGCATCGGCATGGCCTTGCGCGGACTCCGTCCCATCGCTGAGATCCAGTACCTCGATTACCTGCTCTATTGCCTGCAAGGCATGAGCGACGACCTGGCCACCGTGCAGTGGCGCACCAAGGGCGGGCAGAAAGCCCCGCTGATCGTGCGCACACGTGGACACCGCTTGGAAGGTGTCTGGCACAGCGGCAGCCCCATGGGCATGATCGTGCATGCCCTGCGTGGGGTGGTGGTCTGTGTGCCACGCAACATGCAGCAGGCCGCAGGCATGTACAATACGCTGCTGCAGAGCGACGATGCCGCATTGATCATCGAATGCCTCAACGGTTACCGCAGCAAGGAACGCCTGCCCGGCAACCTTGGCGAATACACCGTGCCCATCGGCAAGGCCGAAGTGGTGCGCGAAGGGCGTGACCTAACGCTGGTGAGCTACGGCAGCACCTTCAACATCTGTGCGCAGGCCGCCGATCGTCTGGCGGAACTGGGCATCAGTGTGGAACTGGTGGACGCCCGTACCCTCCTCCCCTTCGACCGCACGCACATTTGTGCGGAGAGCCTGAAAAAGACCAACCGCCTGCTGGTGGTGGACGAGGATGTGCCCGGCGGTGCCAGCGCCTACATCCTGCAACAGATCCTCGAAACCCAAGGCGGCTACCAGTACCTGGACGCTACGCCGAGCACCCTCACCAGCAAGGCACATCGCCCGGCATACGGCAGCGATGGCGACTATTTCAGCAAGCCCAGCGTGGAGGACGTGGTGGAGAAAGTGGTGGCGGTGATGGGCGAATAA
- a CDS encoding 16S rRNA (uracil(1498)-N(3))-methyltransferase produces MDLFHCPHLHEPEVRLPDEEAHHAVHVLRLKPGDRIGLLDGRGTRATAELIVADKHGARATILDRVLEGPERKARIHLAVAPTKQQDRIEWLVEKAVETGVDRITPLLTRRTERDRLRTDRLLRVAIAAMKQSRRAWLPTIDAPLALDVLLREELPAQRYFGRCEGDRATLMERYDPAADALVLIGPEGDFTTEEAELMEQTGFTAISIGSARLRTETAALAACVWMGLAQQR; encoded by the coding sequence ATGGACCTCTTCCATTGCCCCCACCTGCACGAACCCGAGGTACGCCTGCCCGATGAGGAGGCCCACCACGCCGTGCATGTGTTGCGCCTGAAGCCCGGCGACCGCATCGGACTGCTCGATGGCCGGGGCACGCGCGCCACTGCGGAATTGATCGTGGCCGACAAGCACGGTGCTCGGGCCACCATCCTCGATCGCGTGTTGGAAGGCCCGGAAAGAAAAGCGCGCATCCACCTCGCCGTGGCGCCCACCAAGCAGCAGGACCGGATCGAATGGCTGGTGGAGAAGGCCGTGGAGACCGGCGTGGACCGCATCACACCCCTGCTCACCAGGCGCACCGAACGCGATCGTCTGCGCACCGACCGGCTGCTGCGCGTGGCCATCGCCGCCATGAAACAGAGCCGGCGCGCATGGCTGCCCACGATCGATGCGCCCTTGGCCTTGGATGTTCTGCTTCGCGAAGAACTGCCCGCGCAGCGCTACTTCGGCCGGTGCGAAGGGGATCGCGCGACACTGATGGAACGCTACGACCCCGCTGCGGATGCGCTGGTGCTGATCGGACCCGAGGGCGACTTCACCACTGAAGAAGCTGAGCTGATGGAACAGACGGGCTTCACCGCCATCAGCATCGGCAGTGCACGCCTGCGCACCGAAACGGCCGCCCTCGCCGCCTGCGTGTGGATGGGCCTTGCGCAGCAACGGTAG
- a CDS encoding efflux RND transporter periplasmic adaptor subunit — translation MKRILKYLLLALLVILFLWTMVFLYQKSASKPDEFNIEKPKRENLVKKTVANGKIVPRKEILIKPVVSGIIAELYVEAGDLVKKDQPLAKIRIVPDMLSLSNAENRVRAAEINVQNAQLNHDRNKPLADKGVISAAEMQTFDMALRNAKQELEAAREALQVVRDGISRSSAGNTIVRSTIDGMVLDVPVKEGNSVIERNNFNEGTTVAAIADMTDLIFQGKVDESEVGKVKLGMPVVLTVGAIDNASWDAELEYIAPKGMEEAGAIQFEIRAAVKAKADQHLRSGYSANADIVLDQRDSVYTVPESIVEFNTKGDSAFVNVKDGQGWKRTYIRTGLSDGINIEVVDGIGPDTELKGAKKVAQPKEVGATVE, via the coding sequence ATGAAACGCATCCTCAAATACCTCCTCCTCGCCCTGCTGGTCATCCTCTTCCTCTGGACCATGGTCTTCCTCTACCAGAAGAGCGCCAGCAAGCCCGATGAGTTCAACATCGAGAAGCCCAAGCGCGAGAACCTGGTGAAGAAGACGGTGGCCAACGGCAAGATCGTGCCGCGCAAGGAGATCCTCATCAAGCCCGTGGTCAGCGGCATCATCGCCGAGCTCTACGTGGAGGCCGGCGATCTGGTGAAGAAGGACCAGCCCCTGGCCAAGATCCGCATCGTGCCCGACATGCTCAGCCTGAGCAACGCCGAGAACCGCGTGCGCGCCGCCGAGATCAACGTGCAGAACGCGCAGCTGAACCACGACCGCAACAAACCGCTGGCGGACAAGGGCGTGATCAGCGCCGCGGAGATGCAGACCTTCGACATGGCCCTGCGCAACGCGAAGCAGGAACTGGAAGCCGCGCGTGAAGCCCTGCAAGTGGTACGCGATGGCATCAGCCGAAGCAGCGCCGGCAACACCATCGTGCGCAGCACCATCGACGGCATGGTGCTGGACGTGCCCGTGAAGGAGGGCAACAGCGTGATCGAGCGCAACAACTTCAACGAGGGCACCACCGTGGCGGCCATCGCCGACATGACCGACCTGATCTTCCAGGGCAAGGTGGACGAGAGTGAAGTGGGCAAGGTGAAACTGGGAATGCCCGTGGTGCTCACGGTGGGCGCCATCGACAATGCCAGCTGGGACGCCGAACTGGAGTACATCGCGCCCAAGGGCATGGAGGAGGCCGGCGCCATCCAGTTCGAGATCCGCGCCGCGGTGAAGGCCAAGGCGGACCAGCATCTGCGCAGCGGTTACAGCGCCAACGCCGACATCGTGCTGGACCAGCGCGACAGCGTGTACACCGTGCCCGAGAGCATCGTGGAATTCAACACGAAGGGCGACAGCGCCTTCGTGAACGTGAAGGACGGCCAGGGCTGGAAGCGCACGTACATCCGCACCGGTCTCAGCGATGGCATCAACATCGAGGTGGTGGACGGCATCGGCCCGGACACGGAGTTGAAGGGTGCCAAGAAGGTGGCCCAACCGAAGGAAGTGGGTGCAACGGTGGAATAG
- a CDS encoding DUF1801 domain-containing protein, translating into MAHTPKTRQTDASVDAFIDALPLEQQRDDSRTLVKLMGRITKAPPKMWGPSIIGFGSVPLKYASGRELDWPVVAFSPRKAALTLYLSSDIKRHQQLLDQLGKHKTGQGCLYVKRLSDVDMKVMEELVKVAVKR; encoded by the coding sequence ATGGCCCACACCCCCAAGACCCGCCAGACCGACGCCAGCGTGGACGCCTTCATCGATGCGCTGCCCCTGGAGCAACAGCGCGATGACAGCCGCACCTTGGTCAAGCTCATGGGCCGCATCACGAAGGCACCGCCCAAGATGTGGGGACCGTCCATCATAGGCTTTGGCAGCGTCCCGCTCAAGTACGCCAGTGGCCGCGAGCTCGATTGGCCCGTGGTGGCGTTCAGTCCGCGCAAGGCGGCGCTCACCCTCTACCTCTCATCGGACATCAAGCGGCACCAGCAGTTGTTGGACCAACTGGGCAAGCACAAGACCGGCCAGGGCTGCCTCTATGTGAAACGCCTGAGCGATGTGGACATGAAGGTGATGGAAGAACTGGTGAAGGTGGCGGTGAAGCGCTAG
- a CDS encoding DUF4159 domain-containing protein, with protein MLFRSIALLLLGTCAHAHMSTCAQGTYQLAVLKYGGGGDWYANPTAVPNLVRFCNEQLGMGIQAEVPVVEVGSPELFNYPWVHMTGHGNVVFNQQEAENLRTYLISGGFLHISDNYGMDPFIRPMLKRVFPELDLLELPFAHPIYHQKFDFPRGLPKIHEHEGLPARGYGLIWEGRLVLFYDWESDLGDGWEDPDVHGDSPETRLKALRMGANIVSYAFSGGEN; from the coding sequence ATGCTGTTCCGCTCCATCGCGCTCCTCCTCCTGGGCACTTGCGCACATGCGCACATGAGCACTTGTGCCCAGGGCACGTACCAGCTGGCGGTGCTCAAGTACGGTGGGGGCGGCGACTGGTACGCCAACCCCACGGCGGTGCCCAACCTGGTGCGCTTCTGCAATGAACAGCTGGGCATGGGCATCCAGGCGGAGGTGCCCGTGGTGGAAGTGGGCAGCCCCGAACTCTTCAACTACCCCTGGGTGCACATGACCGGCCACGGCAACGTGGTCTTCAACCAGCAGGAGGCCGAGAACCTGCGCACCTACCTCATCAGCGGCGGCTTCCTGCACATCAGCGACAACTACGGCATGGACCCCTTCATCCGGCCGATGTTGAAGCGCGTCTTTCCTGAACTGGACCTGCTGGAACTGCCCTTCGCGCATCCCATCTACCACCAGAAATTCGACTTCCCGCGCGGTCTGCCGAAGATCCATGAGCATGAGGGCCTGCCCGCGCGCGGCTACGGACTCATTTGGGAAGGGCGCCTGGTGCTCTTCTACGACTGGGAGAGCGACCTGGGCGACGGCTGGGAGGATCCCGATGTGCATGGCGACAGCCCGGAGACCCGCCTGAAGGCCCTGCGCATGGGCGCCAACATCGTGAGTTACGCGTTCTCGGGCGGGGAGAATTGA